In Plasmodium gaboni strain SY75 chromosome 14, whole genome shotgun sequence, one genomic interval encodes:
- a CDS encoding putative protein prenyltransferase alpha subunit: protein MHGRRANRAQEEEQARLQKVKELIPLVNNLIKKKKTNSYEKEYIDRTSLILMKCPYLQTLWNYRREYFESIKPEYLKVKDQIEDEKCDMTRTREELKKLLKEENSMVEDILKTFNKCNELWFHKLWIIKYCLKDNLIDMKDLLNELEYCKSSFYKDDRNYHCWNYRSYIISCIHIVHKKLNNINIENKDNEKNIDETNQSNESNPSNQSNGCFNFDVYESNYKLSKMLIENNFSNFSAWFLKYSLKKSIIDINNELNLIKNAIFTDPFDQSLWEFYKWFLFQNGNDKEEIFFILLNNNSIYFFFPNLINLNISKCVCYDNNNKEIKGSWDKHIITINNNINHNNNINDSNNKESFVFSFKFDKNDLSLGNIPYIKFILYYYKYNIYIPHQIHYEQNILKDIYKLYNNSSKENNKYEYSIICQIDITKISKCEHFNILLDENQYNRKCIYQFSNNIHDNNDQNKIYYNFYKYINSANIMLNISTNMDLHLLNLELEQINELLLLENDCKFALYTKFEILKRIEHFEEALKVLDYLKHVDFLRLEYYKDQETEMLIKKRIHDYYETTEKGNNNEMLDLTHLNISSIVYPLMIEAFFIPKIDLSNNSISEWYSGKGTLNFLYNLRELCLNNNQLKNFVLLMKNLYNLKLLEKLDVSNNHLVDMDQDLDQYKFLILPSLKHINISNTNIALLLNEKYKHKNILNTYNIVRHNNTVVLSKL from the exons ATGCATGGAAGAAGAGCAAATCGAGCGCAAGAAGAAGAGCAAGCAAGGTTACAAAAGGTAAAGGAATTAATTCCCTTGgttaataatttaattaaaaagaagaaaacGAATAGTTatgaaaaagaatatattgATAGGACGTCTCTTATATTAATGAAATGTCCTTATTTACAAACATTATGGAATTATAGAAGGGAATATTTTGAATCTATTAAACCagaatatttaaaagtCAAGGACCAAATTGAAg ATGAGAAATGTGATATGACGAGAACTCGGGAGGAATTAAAAAAACTATTGAAAGAAGAAAACAGCATGGTGGAAGATATTTTGAAAACATTTAATAAGTGTAATGAATTATGGTTTCATAAATTATGgattataaaatattgCTTAAAAGACAATTTAATAGATATGAAAGATTTGTTAAATGAATTAGAATATTGTAAAAGTTCCTTTTATAAGGATGATAGAAATTATCATTGTTGGAATTATAGAtcttatataatatcttgtatacatattgtacataaaaaattaaataatattaatattgaaaataaagataatgaaaagaatataGATGAAACAAACCAATCAAATGAATCGAATCCATCAAATCAGTCAAATGGatgttttaattttgaTGTATATGAAAGCAATTATAAGTTATCCAAAATGTtaattgaaaataatttttcaaatttttCAGCATGgtttttaaaatattccTTGAAAAAATCCATAAtagatattaataatgaattaaatttaataaagaaTGCTATATTTACTGATCCCTTTGATCAAAGTTTATGGGAATTTTATAAATGGTTTCTTTTTCAAAATGGAAATGACAAAGaagaaatttttttcatccttttaaataataattctatatattttttctttcctAATTTGATTAACCTAAATATATCGAAATGTGTATGTTAtgataataacaataaGGAAATAAAGGGTTCATGGgataaacatataataacaattaataataatattaatcataataataatattaatgatagtaataataaagaatcctttgtattttcatttaaatttgataaaaatgatttatCTTTAGGTAATATCccatatataaaatttatcttatattattataaatataatatatatataccacACCAAATACATtatgaacaaaatatattaaaagatatatacaaattatataataattcttcaaaagaaaataacaaatatgAATATTCCATAATTTGCCAAATTGatataacaaaaatttCGAAATGCgaacattttaatatactATTAGATGAAAATCAATATAATAGAAAATGCATATACCAATTctcaaataatatacatgataataatgaccaaaataaaatatattataatttttataaatatataaattctGCAAATATTATGTTAAATATAAGTACAAATATGgatttacatttattaaatttgGAGCTTGAACAAATTAATGAATTATTGCTTTTAGAGAATGACTGCAAATTTGCTCTATACACAAA GTTTGAAATATTGAAAAGGATTGAACATTTTGAAGAGGCATTAAAAGTACTAGATTATTTGAAACATGTTGATTTTCTTAGATTAGAATATTACAAAGATCAAGAAACTGAGATGCTAATAAA GAAACGTATCCATGATTATTACGAGACTACTGAAAAgg GGAATAATAATGAGATGCTGGATTTAACGCACTTGAATATTAGCAGTATTGTATATCCCCTTATGATCGAAGCCTTTTTTATACCAAAAATTGatttatcaaataattCCATATCGGAATg GTACAGCGGTAAAGGGActttaaattttttgtataattTGAGGGAACTGTGtttgaataataatcagttgaaaaattttgttcttcttatgaaaaatttatataatctCAAATTATTGGAAAA ACTTGATGTAAGTAATAACCATTTAGTGGACATGGATCAAGACTTGGATCAgtataaatttttaattttacCTTCATtaaa gCACATAAATATCAGTAACACAAACATTGCTCTACTATTAAACGAAAAGTATAAACACAAAAATATCCTGAACACCTATAATATTGTTAGACATAATAATACTGTAGTGTtatcaaaattataa